In Hippoglossus stenolepis isolate QCI-W04-F060 chromosome 20, HSTE1.2, whole genome shotgun sequence, the following are encoded in one genomic region:
- the LOC118099523 gene encoding potassium voltage-gated channel subfamily H member 5 yields the protein MHGGKRGLVAPQNTFLENIVRRSSETSFLLGNAQILEWPVVYSNDGFCKLSGYHRAEVMHRSSTCNFMYGDLTDKMTIDKIRQTFDNYESNFFEVLLYTKNRTPIWLYMQVAPIRNEKDKVVLFLCTFRDITLFKQPIEDESTRGWTKFARLTRALTNNRNLVQQLAPISKTEVSHKPSRLAEALQLGSDILPQYKQEAPKTPPHIILHYCTFKTTWDWVILILTFYTAIMVPYNVSFKTKQNNLAWLVLDSVVDVIFLIDIVLNFHTTFVGPSGEVISDAKLIRMNYLKTWFVIDLLSCLPYDIINAFENVDEDAITSTSSPASHLRESSNFHRNTTRIEDSLLPGLSSLFSSLKVIRLLRLGRVARKLDHYLEYGAAVLVLLVCVFGLVAHWLACIWYSIGDYEVIDEITNTIKNDSWLCQLALSIGTPYHYNTSGTGQWEGGPNKDTLYISSLYFTMTSLTTIGFGNIAPTTDGEKIFSVAMMMVGSLLYATIFGNVTTIFQQMYTNTNRYHEMLNNVRDFLKLYQVPKGLSERVMDFIVSTWAMSKGIDTDRVLSICPKDMRADICVHLNRQVFNDHPAFRLASDGCLRSLAVEFQTTHCAPGDLIFHIGESVDTLCFVVSGSLEVIQDDEVIAILGKGDVFGDAFWKESTLARACANVRALTYCDLHVIRRDALVRVLEFYTAFANSFSRNLILSCNLRKRIIFRKIADVKREQERQRSEVTLSIPEDHPVRKLFQRFRQQRDSQTPGESLAYLEHNCVQVELQRHHHSDSNSYTQCPTVSSQHQEYSSIVQSNPPCTGGEEGAGKAASPQAFVQTEKSEHSGTQEAVETVSRPCAEIKLCQVGNSPARGGGTGGEAGGVCGVTSSRGARGWAKFKNATSAAPAPPAVEQEKQTQKPEEWPKGLQSSEQLTAARISEEGGDTGTTEGGNSAGEAGEETSALHKTDSCDSGITKSDLRIDRAGDSRNSFERSPMEKSPMERNPFEHSLCVDGEVSLKHSFVQPVSEQTLLQATLHEAKQELKGDIQILSGRLSVLESQVSEILRLLSVKRRLSLPPTSSPKARVKAQDSVAASRSVTRKTDDGPF from the exons AAaccagtttcctgctgggaaaTGCACAGATCCTGGAGTGGCCGGTCGTCTACAGCAACGATGGATTCTGCAAGCTGTCAGGTTACCACAGAGCTGAGGTCATGCACAGGAGCAGCACATGCAA TTTCATGTATGGTGACCTAACTGATAAAATGACAATAGACAAAATCAGACAAACCTTTGACAACTACGAGTCCAATTTCTTTGAGGTGCTGCTCTACACAAAGAACA GAACACCAATATGGCTTTACATGCAGGTGGCACCGATCAGAAATGAGAAGGACAAGGTGGTGCTTTTCCTCTGCACCTTCAGGGACattacactttttaaacagCCCATCGAAGATGAGTCAACAAGAG GTTGGACGAAGTTCGCCCGACTGACGCGGGCACTGACCAACAACCGCAACCTGGTGCAGCAGTTAGCACCAATAAGCAAGACGGAGGTCAGCCACAAGCCGTCCAGACTGGCTGAG GCTCTCCAGCTGGGATCCGACATTCTCCCTCAGTACAAACAAGAGGCCCCCAAGACGCCGCCGCACATCATCCTCCACTACTGCACCTTCAAGACCACCTGGGACTGggtcatcctcatcctcaccttcTACACGGCCATCATGGTGCCCTACAACGTCTCCTTCAAGACCAAGCAGAACAACCTGGCCTGGCTGGTGCTGGACAGCGTCGTGGACGTCATCTTCCTGATCGACATCGTACTGAACTTCCACACCACCTTCGTGGGCCCCTCCGGAGAGGTGATCTCGGACGCCAAGCTGATACGGATGAATTACCTGAAGACGTGGTTCGTCATCGACCTGCTGTCCTGTCTGCCCTACGATATCATCAACGCCTTTGAAAATGTAGATGAG GACGCTATAACATCTACATCATCTCCTGCAAGTCACCTACGCGAGTCTTCAAATTTCCACAGAAATACCACACGGATAGAAGATTCTCTTCTTCCA GGCCTCAGCAGCCTCTTCAGCTCCCTGAAGGTGATCCGCCTGCTCCGTCTGGGCCGAGTTGCCCGCAAGCTGGACCACTACCTGGAGTACGGAGCAGCTGTCCTCGTTCTGCTGGTGTGCGTGTTCGGCCTGGTGGCCCACTGGTTGGCCTGCATCTGGTACAGCATAGGGGACTACGAGGTCATCGACGAGATCACCAACACCATCAAGAATGACAGCTGGCTCTGCCAGCTGGCCCTCAGCATAGGAACCCCTTACCACTACAACACCAGCGGCACGGGCCAATGGGAGGGAGGCCCCAACAAGGACACGCTGTACATTTCCTCTCTTTACTTCACCATGACCAGTCTCACCACCATCGGATTTGGAAACATCGCTCCAACCACAGACGGTGAGAAGATCTTCTCCGTGGCCATGATGATGGTGGGCT CGCTGCTGTACGCCACCATCTTCGGAAACGTCACCACCATCTTCCAGCAGATGTACACCAACACCAACCGTTACCACGAGATGCTCAACAACGTGCGTGACTTCCTCAAACTTTACCAGGTTCCCAAAGGTCTGAGCGAGCGAGTCATGGACTTCATCGTCTCCACGTGGGCCATGTCCAAGGGCATCGACACAGATAGG gtTCTCTCGATTTGTCCCAAAGACATGCGGGCGGACATCTGCGTCCACCTGAACAGACAGGTCTTCAACGACCACCCGGCGTTCCGTCTGGCCAGCGACGGCTGCCTGCGCTCGCTCGCGGTGGAGTTTCAGACCACACACTGCGCACCCGGAGACCTCATCTTCCACATCGGTGAGAGTGTGGACACCCTCTGCTTCGTGGTGTCAGGTTCACTCGAAGTCATCCAGGACGATGAGGTCATCGCTATACTAG GTAAAGGTGACGTGTTCGGAGATGCCTTCTGGAAGGAATCCACGCTTGCCCGTGCTTGTGCGAACGTTCGAGCTCTGACTTACTGCGACCTGCACGTCATCCGGAGAGACGCTCTGGTGAGGGTGCTGGAGTTCTACACGGCGTTCGCCAACTCCTTCTCCCGCAACCTCATACTCAGCTGCAACCTACGAAAACGG ATCATCTTCAGGAAGATTGCGGATGTGAAGAGGGAGCAGGAGCGTCAGAGAAGCGAGGTGACGCTCTCCATCCCCGAGGACCACCCGGTGCGAAAGCTGTTCCAGAGGTTCAGACAGCAGAGAGATTCTCAGACGCCGGGAGAGTCTCTTGCGTACCTTGAACACAACTGTgtgcaggtggagctgcagcgCCACCACCACTCCGACTCAAACTCCTACACACAGTGTCCGACTGTATCCTCGCAGCACCAGGAGTACAGCTCCATCGTGCAGAGTAATCCGCCCTGCACAGGAGGCGAAGAGGGTGCAGGCAAGGCTGCATCTCCACAAGCATTTGTCCAGACTGAAAAGTCAGAACATAGCGGCACACAAGAGGCAGTGGAGACTGTATCGAGGCCTTGTGCTGAGATTAAACTCTGCCAGGTGGGTAACAGCCCTGCACGAGGCGGTGGTACAGGGGGAGAGGCAGGTGGTGTATGTGGTGTTACCAGCAGCAGAGGTGCAAGGGGGTGGGCAAAGTTTAAAAACGCCACCTCTGCCGCACCAGCACCTCCTGCCGTCGAGCAAGAAAAGCAGACGCAGAAACCGGAGGAGTGGCCCAAAGGTTTGCAGTCGTCAGAACAGTTAACAGCTGCCAGGATTTCCGAGGAAGGTGGAGACACGGGCACCACAGAGGGGGGCAACAGTGCAGGAGAAGCAGGCGAAGAAACGAGCGCCCTGCACAAAACTGACTCTTGCGACAGTGGGATTACAAAGAGCGACCTGCGCATCGACCGAGCAGGAGACTCGAGAAACTCCTTTGAGCGAAGCCCGATGGAAAAGAGCCCGATGGAGAGAAATCCGTTCGAGCACAGCCTGTGCGTGGACGGCGAGGTCTCCCTGAAGCACTCGTTTGTGCAGCCGGTGTCCGAACAAACGCTCCTGCAGGCGACGCTGCACGAGGCCAAGCAGGAGCTGAAGGGAGACATTCAGATCCTGAGCGGCCGGCTGTCGGTCCTCGAGTCTCAGGTGAGCGAGATCCTCAGGCTGCTGTCGGTAAAAAGGAGACTCTCACTGCCGCCGACGTCGTCTCCGAAGGCAAGAGTCAAAGCTCAAGACTCAGTCGCCGCCTCCAGGTCGGTCACACGCAAAACGGATGATGGGCCTTTTTGA